A stretch of Longibacter salinarum DNA encodes these proteins:
- a CDS encoding restriction endonuclease, giving the protein MAQLYLKAERFHVNVLADDIDKELSGVAERFFDNRVHSGAFGNLNKSDQKNLRNDLATDANRVLQNFYIDGIRNLLSRGVRTQLSIDWSGFKAETGKLPPKPEKPSYEEIPEKPSKSEYEPRITLLDKLFKSRAERKWREMKDRYQIAVGNWKAEKEEIEFKNRWAKETYEEELSDWLEQKKQIERKKRQSEERLRSIREQYETGEGDAVAEVINTVLSSPIYKIDSIIPEAFGGIRSSSFDSGSKTLILDYFMPSPNDLINREEINYVKSRDVFKSKAFSKRNFERFYEPLPYQLALRTVDAIFTLDYPNNIENVVLNGVVDQINASTGHEETVCILSLQVSREEVSALNLEHVDAKACFRSLKGVAASKLIDVAPVTPIAQVDTSDSRFADSRRIGENMDDGENVASMDWEDFEHLIRELFEMEFSANGGEVNVTQASRDGGIDAVAIDPDPIRGGKVVIQAKRYTRTVGVSAVRDLYGTVMNEGANKGILVTTSDYGPDAYKFAKDKPLQLLNGGNLMSLLGKHGYNARLNLEEAREVRD; this is encoded by the coding sequence ATGGCACAGTTATATCTCAAGGCTGAGCGGTTTCATGTAAATGTTCTTGCTGATGATATAGATAAGGAACTAAGTGGAGTCGCTGAACGATTTTTTGATAATCGTGTGCATAGTGGAGCGTTTGGTAACCTTAACAAGAGCGACCAAAAGAACCTTCGTAATGACTTAGCTACGGATGCCAACCGCGTTCTGCAGAATTTCTATATCGATGGAATACGGAACTTGCTCTCACGAGGGGTTCGAACGCAGCTATCGATAGATTGGAGCGGCTTTAAGGCCGAAACAGGGAAGCTCCCGCCGAAACCTGAGAAGCCATCCTACGAGGAAATACCGGAGAAGCCTTCGAAGTCAGAATATGAACCTCGTATTACACTATTAGATAAACTATTTAAGTCTCGTGCTGAAAGAAAGTGGCGCGAAATGAAGGATCGGTATCAGATTGCCGTGGGCAATTGGAAGGCCGAGAAAGAAGAGATAGAATTTAAGAATAGGTGGGCGAAAGAAACGTACGAAGAAGAATTGTCAGATTGGCTTGAGCAAAAGAAGCAGATTGAACGTAAAAAGCGTCAGTCTGAAGAACGTCTGAGGTCTATACGTGAACAATACGAAACCGGTGAGGGCGACGCTGTAGCCGAGGTGATTAATACAGTTCTGAGTTCACCGATATATAAAATTGACAGTATAATCCCCGAGGCTTTTGGTGGGATTAGGTCGTCTAGCTTTGACAGTGGCTCTAAGACGCTCATATTGGACTATTTTATGCCAAGCCCAAATGATCTGATAAACAGAGAAGAGATAAATTATGTAAAGTCGAGAGATGTATTTAAAAGCAAGGCTTTCAGCAAGCGAAACTTCGAGCGGTTTTACGAGCCGTTGCCGTATCAGTTGGCACTGAGGACCGTGGATGCGATATTCACTCTAGACTATCCCAACAACATCGAGAACGTCGTTCTTAATGGGGTAGTAGATCAAATTAATGCCTCAACCGGTCACGAGGAAACCGTTTGTATACTCTCTCTGCAGGTATCACGAGAAGAAGTTAGCGCGTTGAATTTGGAGCATGTGGATGCCAAAGCCTGTTTTCGGAGTCTGAAAGGAGTTGCTGCATCCAAGTTAATAGATGTTGCTCCGGTTACCCCAATTGCTCAAGTTGATACATCCGATTCAAGGTTCGCAGATTCTAGACGTATCGGTGAGAACATGGATGATGGGGAAAATGTCGCCTCTATGGATTGGGAAGACTTTGAACACTTGATCAGAGAGTTATTCGAGATGGAATTCTCAGCCAATGGAGGAGAGGTCAATGTTACGCAAGCGAGCAGAGACGGTGGAATAGACGCCGTGGCCATCGATCCTGATCCAATCCGTGGAGGGAAGGTTGTAATACAGGCCAAGCGATACACGAGAACAGTAGGGGTCTCTGCCGTACGCGATCTGTACGGGACCGTCATGAACGAAGGTGCGAATAAAGGCATCCTCGTCACCACTAGTGACTATGGACCCGACGCATACAAATTCGCCAAAGATAAGCCTCTCCAACTTTTGAACGGGGGTAATCTCATGAGCCTGCTCGGCAAGCATGGTTACAACGCACGGCTCAACTTGGAGGAAGCGAGAGAAGTTAGAGACTAG
- a CDS encoding NAD(+) synthase produces the protein MNRPFSSLYSHDFVRVAVGVPRMRVAEPSTNAERTIALARRADDQHAGLVLFPEMGLTCYTNDDLFHQDALLEAARDALKHVRDASQELRPLLLVGLPLRVEGQLFNAAVAVHRGRILGVSPKTYLPNYREFYEKRQFTPGGQATFDSVQLFGETVPFGNNLMYDASTLDGFTVFPEICEDVWTPIPPSTYAAMGGATICANLSASNITMGKASYRRQLCANQSGRCLSAYLYAASGPGESTTDMAWDGHALIYENARRMAESERFAEKEQLITADIDVGRLQQERMRMTSFNDNAAEHRERIQSLRRIPFDFDVPAEAVPLKRTLERYPYVPANPALRDERCREAYNIQVQGLAQRLRATGIEKLVIGISGGLDSTQALLVAARTMDQLGLPRENILGYTLPGYATSDRTRENSHRLMDALGISSREIDITPLTEAMFDALDHPFHRGEDVYDITFENVQAGARTSLLFRLANHEGGMVVGTGDLSELALGWATYGVGDHMSHYAVNASVPKTLISHLIEWVCETDPFGDEATDVLRSILNTEISPELVPGSGDGEEPSQSSEDIVGPYPLQDFNLYYISRFGFRPSKVAFLSHHAFGPGSTDRVPGVESEEYDLATIKSWLRFFIERFFQFSQFKRSAIPNAPKVGSGGSLSPRGDWRAPSDASAKAWLDELENVPDQA, from the coding sequence ATGAATCGTCCTTTCTCGTCGCTGTATTCACATGACTTCGTACGAGTGGCCGTCGGTGTACCTCGGATGCGCGTCGCCGAACCATCGACCAACGCGGAGCGAACGATCGCCCTGGCCCGCCGCGCGGACGACCAACACGCAGGCCTCGTTCTGTTTCCAGAAATGGGTCTCACGTGCTACACGAACGACGACCTCTTTCACCAGGACGCGCTCCTCGAAGCGGCTCGGGATGCCCTCAAGCACGTGCGTGACGCTAGTCAGGAACTCCGGCCCCTGCTTCTGGTCGGTCTGCCGCTCCGTGTCGAAGGACAGTTGTTTAATGCTGCCGTTGCGGTCCATCGCGGTCGAATCCTGGGTGTATCACCGAAAACGTATCTGCCGAACTACCGGGAGTTCTACGAGAAGCGCCAGTTCACACCCGGCGGACAAGCTACATTCGACTCCGTCCAGCTCTTCGGGGAAACCGTCCCGTTCGGCAACAACCTGATGTACGATGCATCGACGCTTGACGGCTTCACCGTCTTTCCCGAGATCTGCGAGGACGTGTGGACGCCCATCCCGCCGAGCACGTATGCCGCGATGGGAGGCGCGACGATCTGTGCCAATCTGTCCGCGAGCAACATCACGATGGGCAAGGCGAGCTATCGACGCCAGCTCTGCGCCAACCAGTCTGGGCGGTGCCTGAGCGCATACCTCTACGCCGCATCCGGGCCGGGCGAGTCGACAACCGACATGGCATGGGATGGGCACGCGCTCATCTACGAGAACGCACGCCGCATGGCGGAGTCGGAGCGATTTGCGGAAAAGGAGCAGCTCATCACAGCCGACATTGATGTCGGACGGCTGCAGCAGGAACGCATGCGCATGACGAGCTTCAACGACAACGCTGCCGAGCACCGAGAGCGCATTCAGAGCCTCCGCCGTATTCCGTTCGACTTCGACGTCCCGGCCGAAGCCGTACCTCTGAAACGCACGCTGGAGCGGTACCCGTACGTACCCGCCAACCCCGCCCTTCGCGACGAACGCTGCCGTGAAGCATACAACATTCAGGTCCAGGGCCTCGCCCAGCGCCTCCGTGCAACTGGAATCGAGAAACTCGTCATCGGCATCAGCGGCGGACTCGATTCGACGCAGGCGCTTCTCGTCGCGGCCCGCACGATGGATCAGCTTGGACTGCCTCGCGAAAACATTCTCGGATACACCCTCCCGGGGTACGCGACCAGCGATCGGACGCGAGAAAATTCGCATCGGCTGATGGACGCGCTCGGCATCTCGTCGCGCGAGATCGACATCACACCGCTCACGGAAGCGATGTTCGATGCACTGGATCATCCCTTCCACCGCGGCGAGGATGTGTACGACATTACGTTCGAAAACGTGCAAGCCGGGGCTCGAACCTCTCTTCTTTTCCGCCTCGCCAATCACGAGGGCGGGATGGTCGTTGGAACGGGCGACCTGAGCGAACTGGCTCTCGGCTGGGCCACATACGGCGTGGGAGATCACATGTCGCATTATGCGGTCAACGCGTCCGTGCCCAAAACGCTGATCAGCCACCTGATCGAGTGGGTCTGCGAGACCGACCCCTTCGGTGATGAGGCGACCGACGTGCTTCGCTCGATCCTCAACACCGAGATCTCCCCCGAACTCGTTCCCGGCTCGGGGGACGGCGAGGAGCCGTCGCAGTCCTCGGAAGACATCGTGGGCCCGTACCCGCTGCAAGACTTCAACCTGTACTACATCAGCCGTTTCGGCTTCCGACCGAGCAAAGTGGCCTTCCTCTCCCATCACGCATTCGGGCCCGGCTCGACGGACCGCGTTCCTGGCGTCGAAAGCGAGGAGTACGATCTCGCGACGATCAAGTCGTGGTTGCGGTTTTTCATCGAACGCTTCTTCCAGTTCAGCCAGTTCAAGCGCTCAGCTATCCCGAATGCACCGAAGGTTGGATCGGGCGGCTCCCTGTCGCCCCGCGGGGACTGGCGTGCGCCGTCGGACGCGAGCGCGAAAGCTTGGCTCGATGAACTTGAGAACGTGCCGGATCAGGCGTGA